One window from the genome of Musa acuminata AAA Group cultivar baxijiao chromosome BXJ1-4, Cavendish_Baxijiao_AAA, whole genome shotgun sequence encodes:
- the LOC103981756 gene encoding zinc finger CCCH domain-containing protein 13-like: MNRESDVSESSEVSDSPEDRKREEKASSYDDKDGLEEQIRQILLDIEMLDDHKSQLEIFLDEKADEAYKLFSQIEELESQINKEQENCRRITSKIKKIIKAHGWYIKAQEE, translated from the exons ATGAATAGAGAAAGTGATGTTTCTGAAAGCTCTGAAGTTTCTGATAGTCCTGAAGAtaggaaaagggaagaaaaagCTTCATCTTATGATGACAAGGATGGCCTTGAAGAGCAG ATAAGGCAAATTCTGTTAGATATTGAGATGCTTGATGACCATAAATCCCAACTTGAG ATCTTTTTGGATGAGAAGGCTGATGAAGCATACAAGCTTTTTAGTCAGATAGAGGAGCTTGAATCACAAATTAACAAAGAGCAAGAAAACTGTAGAAG GATCActtcaaagattaaaaaaatcattaaagctCATGGATGGTATATAAAAGCACAGGAGGAGTAA